GGTCGTTGCGGTACTGGAACTCACGGCCGGCGTCGTGGTCGCCGGTGAACTCGGAGGCGTGCATCTGGTGGTGGCCGCGCACCAGGGACCGGGCTCTGGGCTGGGGCAGCGGTTCGGGGTCGTCGGCGCGGACGACGTCCACGCTGCACGCCGGGTCGGCCGCGGCGAGGAGCTCGACCGCGGTGGTGCGCAGGGCGTCGGCGACCTTCTCCAGGGAGCTGGTGCTGGGCCGCGCCCGGTCGTTCTCGACCTGGCTGAGGAACGGGACCGATAGGCCGCTGCGCTCGGCCACGACGGCGAGCGTGAGCTCCAGCGCGCGGCGCCGCCGACGCACGGCCGCGCCCACCCGAAGGGGCTGTTCTTTGTGGTCGCCCATCGCTCCGGCTCCCTCCTTCGCCCGTCGATCCGGTCCCGGTGCGCCGGAGTCCCGGCGCACTGCTTCTGTTGAGTTGTCTGCACCCTACGCATGTTCGGCAAACCGTTGCATGCGCCCGTCACATCGACGTCATACAAGGTGGTGCGCGACCTCACAGTTCGCGCCAGGGGATTCGCCGTCCCCGGGGGTGGCGCGCTGATTCCTCCTACGGGAGGAACAGGGAGAGAGAAGGGTTTCGGGGGGTGGCGTAGCGCTCTGTGGTTGTCCGGATCCTGCTCGTGGGTTCGGGTACGGGGCGGCACGCGGTGTGTCGCGTCCCGCCCCGTACCCGGGCCGCACTACGGCGTCATGCGCTCCACCATGTCGGGGTGCTGCTTCAGCCACGCGGCGACGGCCTCTTCCTCACGGCCCTGGCCGCGGTTCTTGATCTCGCTCTCCAGGCTGCCGAGCTCTTCCTCGCTCATCTTGAAGTTCTTGATCCACTTCGTGAGCTGCGGGTACTGCTCGGGGAACTTCGCGTTGGAGATGGTGCGGATCGTGTTGCCCTCGCCGAAGGCCTTCTTGGGGTCCTTCAGCTTGGTCAGCTTGTAGTCGCTGTACGCCCAGTGCGGCGACCAGAGGGTGACGGCGATCGGCTCCTTCTTGGCGTAGGCGCGCTTCAGCTCGGCCAGCATGGCCGGGGTGGAGCCGTCGACGACCTCGTACTCCTTGTCGAGACCGTAGCCGGGCAGGACCTTGGTCTTCAGCAGGTTCATCTCGCCGGTGCCCGGCTCGATGCCGATGATCTTCCCGTCGAAGGTGCCGGCCTTGCCCTTGAGGTCCTCCAGGGAGTCGACGCCCTTGACGTAGGACGGCACGGCGATCTCCAGGGAGGTCGGTTCGTACCAGGTGCCGAGGTCCTTGAGCCGGTCCTTGTTCGCGTCCCAGTAGTTCTTCTGTGCGTAGGGCAGCCAGGCGTCGAAGTTGAGGTCGAGATCGCCGGAGGCCAGACCGGTGTAGACGGGGCCGACGTCCATCTGCTTCAGGTTCATCTTGTAGCCGCGCCGTTCGAGGACGTTCTTCCACAGGTACGTGACGGCGATGTCCTCGTCCCAGGGGAACCACGCCACGTCCAGCGGTCGCTTCGCCTCGGCGGGCGTGCCGCTGCCGGTGCCCTTGACCGGGGCGAGCTTGTCGACGTAGCCGGGGTGCTGCTTCAGCCAGGCGCGGACGGCTTCCTGCTGGTTGCCCTTGCCGGCCTTGTTGATCTCGGCTTCGAGGCTGGTGAGCTCCTTCTCGCTCATCTTGAAGTTCTTCAGCCACTCGGCGACCGTCGGGTCGTCCTTCGCGAAGCCCTTGCGGGCAAGCGTGTGCACGCCGTCGCCCTTGCCCCAGGCGCCCTTGGGGTCCTTGAGCTTCGTCAGCTTGTAGTCGTTGTACGCCCAGTGCGGCGACCAGAGCGTGACGACGATCGGTTCCTTCTTGGCGTACGCGCGCTTCAGCTCGGCCAGCATCGCGGGCGTGGAGCTGTCGACGACCTTGTACTCCTTGTCCAGGCCGTACTCCTTGAGGACCTTGCTCTTGAGCAGGGCCATCTCGCCGGCGCTGGACTCGATGCCGGTGATCTTGCCGCCGAACTCGGAGGCCCTGCCCTTGAGGTCCTCCAGGGAGTCGATGCCCCTCATGTAGGAGGGCACGGAGAGCTCCAGGGAGGTCTTGCCGTACCAGGCGCCCAGGTCGTCGAGCTGCTTGCCGTACTTCTTCCAGTACTGGGCGTGGGTGGTGGGCAGCCAGGCGTCCGTCTGGAAGTCGACGTCGCCCTGGGCGAGCGAGGTGTAGAGCGGGCCGGCGTCGAGCTGCTTGGCCTCGACCTGGTAGCCGCGCTGCTCCAGGACCTCCTTCCAGAGGAAGGTGGAGGCGACGCCCTCGTCCCAGGGGATGTAGCCGATGCTGATCTTCTTGCCCTGGCCGACGTCCTTGCTGCCGGCCGCGGCGGTCGAGCTGGTGCCGCCGCCGAGGACCCCCATGCCGCCCGAGACGAGGGCGAGGACGACGACGCCGATCACGGCGACGGCCGGGCGGGGCCGGTACGACCAGATCTTCAGCCCCTGGGCGGCGCGCAGCCTGGCGGCGGCGCGGCGGCCGAGCGGGGAGACCTGGGTGCCCAGCGCGCTGGTCATGCGGTCGAGGTAGATCGCGAGGATCACGATGCCGACACCGGCCTCGGCGCCCAGGCCGACGTTGAGCTGGCCGATGGCCTGGTTGACGTCGCCGCCGAGGCCGCCGGTGCCGACCATGCCGGCGATGGCGGCCATGGACAGGCCGAGCATGATGACCTGGTTGACGCCGGCCATGACAGTCGGCAGGGCGAGGGGGAGCTGGACGCGCAGCAGGATGTTGCGGGGTGTGGTACCGAACGCGTCGGCGGCCTCGACCAGTTCCTTGTCGACCTGGCGGATGCCGAGTTCGGTCATGCGCACGCCCGGGGCGAGCGCGAAGATCAGGGTGGCGACGATGCCGGCGGAGGCGCCGGTGCCGAAGAAGAGGATCGCCGGGATGAGGTAGACCATCGCGGGCAGCGTCTGCATGAAGTCCAGGACGGGCCGGACCAGACCGCTGACGCGGTCCGAGCGGGCCGCCCAGATGCCCACGGGTACGGAGACCACCAGCGCGATGACGGTCGCCACGAGGACGAGCGCCAGGGTGATCATCGCGTTCTCCCACAGTTCGAGGGAGTCGATGAACGCGAATCCCACGAAGGCGAGGACACCGGCGAGCGTGCCGCGCAGCCAGAAGGCGATCACGGCGAAGATGCCCGCGAGGAGCAGCGGTTCGGGGGCCTGGAGGACGGCGTTGATGCCGTCGTAGAGGCCGAGGAAGACGGCCTTGCAGAAGTCGAACAGCCACCCCATGTGGGTGGTCAGCCAGTCGACGCCGTCGTTGACCCAAGTGCCGAGCTGAATCCTAGGCACGGGCGGTCACCTTCTCTCCGCCCTTGCCCCGCGGGGAGTCGCAGGGCTCCGGGGTGGCGTCCCGCTCGTCGCCGAGGAAGCCGATCAGGCGCTGCCGGGGGACGACGCCGATCAGCTTGTTGTCCTCGTCCACGACCGAGACGGGGTGGGAGAGCCGGGCGCTGATCGCGCAGAGCTCCGTGAACGGGGTGTCGGTCGTGGCGGTCTCGCAGTGGCAGCCGGGGTCGTCGCCGGTGACCGAGGTGTCCATGAGCTCGCCCGCGGTCAGCACGCGGGAGCGGTCGACGTCCTGGGTGAAGGAGGCGACGTAGTCGTTGGCCGGGCGCAGCAGGATGTCCTGCGCGGTGCCGTTCTGCACGATGCGGCCGTCGCGCATGACGGCGATGCGGTCGCCGAGGCGCATGGCCTCGTTCAGGTCGTGGGTGATGAAGACGATCGTCTTCTTCAGCTCCTGCTGGAGCTCCAGCAGCTGGTCCTGCATGTCGCGGCGGATCAGCGGGTCCAGGGCGCTGAAGGACTCGTCCATCAGCAGCAGGTCGGCGTCGGTGGCGAGCGCGCGGGCGAGTCCGACGCGCTGCTGCATGCCGCCGGACAGCTCGTCGGGCCAGGACTTCTCCCAGCCGGCCAGGCCGCACAGGGCGAGCGCCTCGTCGGCGCGGCGTACGCGCTCGGCGCGGGGCACGCCCTGCACTTCCAGACCGTAGGCGGCGTTCTCGCGCACGCTGCGGTGCGGGAAGAGCGCGAAGTGCTGGAACACCATGCTGATCTTCTTGGAGCGGACTTCGCGCAGCTCACGGTCGCCGAGCGTGGTCAGGTCCTGGCCGTCGAAGCGCACGTGTCCGGCGGTCGGTTCGAGGAGGCCGTTCAGCATGCGCAGCAGGGTGGACTTGCCGGAGCCGGACAGGCCCATGACGACGAAGATCTGGCCGGGTTCCACGGTGAAGGACGCGTCGATCACGGCGGCGGTCGAGCCCTCGGCGCGCAGCTTCTCCCGGTCCGCCCCGTCGCGGAGCCGCTGGACCGCCTGGTCCGGTCTCCTGCCGAACACTTTGTACAGGCTCTCCGCCTGAAGCCTTGCTGACACGTGCACCTCAATTTCACGGCAATAGAACAGAGCGAGGACAGGACGCAAAAGTTGAATTGCGCAACCAGCCTCGCTGCGGGGCGGCGCCTCCCCCCGATTCCGGATCCCAAACGCACAAGTGGGGCGCGTCACACGTGAGGCGAGTGGCTGTCGGTGGCGTACGGCATGATGCGTGGCGTGACCGGACGACTGATGCTCCTCGACACCGCCTCCCTGTACTTCCGCGCCTACTTCGGCGTCCCGGACTCGGTGAAGGCACCGGACGGCACGCCGGTGAACGCCGTGCGCGGGCTGCTCGACTTCATCGACCGCCTGGTCCGGGACCACCGGCCCGACCACCTCGTGGCCTGCATGGACGCCGACTGGCGGCCGCACTGGCGAGTGGAGCTGATCCCCTCCTACAAGGCGCACCGCGTCGCCGAGGAGCACGCGGCCGGCCCGGACGAGGAGGAGGTGCCCGACACCCTGTCGCCGCAGGTGCCGGTCATCGAGGCGGTGCTGGACGCGGTGGGCATCGCGCGCGTGGGCGTCGCCGGATACGAGGCCGACGACGTGATCGGCACGTTCACGGCGCGGGCGAAGGGCCCGGTCGACATCGTCACGGGCGACCGCGACCTGTACCAGCTGGTGGACGACGCGCGCGGGGTGCGCGTGCTGTACCCGCTGAAGGGCGTGGGCACGTTGCAGCACACCGATGAGGCGGTGCTGCGTGAGAAGTATGGGGTCGACGGCAGGGGGTACGCGGATCTGGCCCTGCTCCGCGGCGACCCCAGCGACGGCCTGCCCGGCGTGCCGGGCATCGGCGAGAAGACGGCCGCCAAGCTGCTGGCCGAGTACGGGGACCTGGCCGGGATCCTGGCGGCCGTCGAGGACCGGGGCTCGAAGCTGACGCCGACGCAGCGCAGGCGGCTGGACGAGGCGCGCCCGTATCTGGCGGTCGCGCCGAAGGTGGTCAGGGTCGCGGACGACGTGCCGCTGCCGGACGTCACGACGGCGCTGCCCCGGACGCCGCGCGACCCGGCGGAGCTGGAGGTGCTGGCGGCCCGCTGGGGACTGGGCGGGTCACTGGAGCGCCTGCTGGCGACGCTCGCGACGTGACCTGTGCGGGGCCGGCGGCCTTACCTTGAGCCGGTGGCCCTCATCAATCTCTCATTCGAGAGGTGTTAAGTGGGGGGCGAGGTGCTAACTTAGGTAAGCCTAACTATACGAATCAGGGAGGCCCTCATGGCAGAGCGACCGGGACGCCAGCCGCGCAAACCACACTCCGCTCAGGTCGTCCGCACCGAGCGGCTGACCCCGCACATGCAGCGCGTGGTGCTCGGTGGCGAGGGCCTCGCCGACTTCGCGGCGGACACCTGCACCGACCACTATGTGAAGCTGCTGTTCCCGCCCGAGGGCGTGACCTACCCGGAACCCTTCGACATGCAGCGCATCCGCGAGGAGCTGCCGCGCGAACAGTGGCCGGTGACCCGGACGTACACGGTGCGCCACTGGGACGCCGAACACCGCGAGCTGACCCTGGACTTCGTCATCCACGGCGACGAGGGCCTGGCGGGCCCCTGGGCGGCGCGCGTCCGGCCGGGCGAGACCGTGCGGTTCACGGGCCCCGGCGGGGCGTACGCGCCCGACCCGGACGCCGACTGGCATCTGCTCGTCGGCGACGAGAGCGCGCTGCCCGCGATCGCCCGCTCCCTGGAGGCACTGCCGCGCGGGGCCAGGGCGTACGCCTTCGTGGAGATCTCCGGCTCCGAGGAGGAGCAGAAGATCGACTCGGACGTGGAGGTCGTCTGGCTGCACCGCGGTGACCGGCCGCTCGGCGAGGCGCTCGTCGAGGCCGTGCGGGGCCTTGCGTTCCCCGAGGGCCGCGTGCACGCCTTCGTCCACGGCGAGGCGCACTTCGTGAAGGAGCTGCGCCGGCTGCTCCGCGTCGAGCGCGGCATCGCGCGCGAGGACCTGTCGATCTCCGGCTACTGGCGCCGCGGCCACAACGAGGACGGCTGGCAGGCCTCGAAGCGGGAGTGGAACGCGCGCATCGAGGCGGAGCAGGAGCCCACCCCCGCCGCCTGAGCGACGCGAGACATCGCTCCGCCCCGGGCAGGCCGCGGTCAGTCACCCCGCACGCGCGCGTGCAGATGCATGTCGTGCCAGCCGTCCAGGTGCAGGATGGCGCTGCGCTTGGTGCCTTCGAGGGCGAAACCGGTCCGCGAGGCGACGCGGCAGGAGGCCTCGTTGCGCACGGCGTGCAGCAGTTCGAGACGGTGGAAACCGATCTCGTCGAGCGCCCAGCGGGCGAGTGCGGTCGTGGCCCGGGCGGCGACGCCCCGGCCGCGTGCCGCCGGGGCGGTCCAGTACGCCACCTCCGCCACGCCGTCGTCGAGCCGTATCTCGCGCAGCGCCACCCGCCCCAGCAGCCGGTCGGAGTCCGCGTCGACGACCGCCCACTGCGCCTCCCGTTCCTCCTCCCAGGCCTGATGCCAGTCGCGGATCCAGCCGGCGACCTCGTCCTCGGAGTCGGCGGTCCGGGCGTGCCACTGGTGCATCACGGGGTCCTGGAAGACCTCGTACACCGCAGGGGCGTCCCCGGCCCGCCAGGGGCGCAGGACGAGTCCGTCGCCGGTGGCCAGGGTGGGCTGCGGGTGGCCGGTGAAGACCTCGGGCGTCAGGACCGGGCTGGTGAGGAAGGGCATGCCCACATCCTGGCAAGGGAGCGGTGGCCCGCCCCACTGGTTTTCCGCCGGTGCCCGCCCGCCTCGTACGCTGGGCCGCGATGAGACGCAGGACCCGTATCCCGCCAGCTCCCCTGCCGCAGCGCCACGGGGTCGATCCGGTGCGGGTGCGGCTGCCCGCCGCGGGGGCGTGGGCCACGGTGCGTGAGCATCTGGTGGAGCGGCTCTCGGGGGCCGGCGACGGGGTCGTCGACGGGATGTTCGACGCGGGGCTCGTCGTCGGGGCGGACGGGCGGCCCGTGCCGGCGGACGCGCCGTATGTGCCCGGGATGTTCGTGTGGTTCCACCGGGAGCTGCCCGACGAGGTGCCGGTGCCGTTCCCGCTGGAGGTCGTGTACCGGGACGAGCACCTCGTCGTCGACAAACCCCACTTCCTCGCCACCACCCCGCGCGGCAGCCATGTCGCCGAGACCGCGCTGGCCCGGCTTCGCCGCGAGCTGGAGATCCCGACGCTCAGCGCCGCGCACCGGCTGGACCGGCTCACCGCCGGACTCGTGCTGTTCACCGTGCGCCCAGAGGAGCGTGGCGCGTACCAGACGCTGTTCCGCGACCGGCGGGTGCGCAAGGAGTACGAGGCCGTCGCCCCGTACGATCCCGGCCTCGCCCTGCCCCGCACCGTGCGCAGCCGGATCGTGAAGGAGCGCGGCGAGCTCACCGCCCGGGAGGTGGCGGGCGAGCCCAACGCCGTCAGCCGCGTCGAGCTCGTCGAGCACCGCCCGGACCAGGCCGGCGGACTCGCCCGGTACCGGCTCGTGCCCGGCACCGGGCAGACCCATCAGCTGCGTGTGCACATGGCCGCGCTGGGCGTGCCGATCCTCGGCGACCCGCTCTACCCCGAGGTCACCGCTCCGGTGCCGGCCGGTGACTTCCGGCGCCCGCTCCAACTGCTGGCCCGGGCCCTGGAGTTCACCGACCCGGTCACGGGCGTGGAGCACCGGTTCCGCAGCGGCCGGGTGCTCGCGGCCTGGGCGTCGCAGGACCGGTGGGCCGCCGGGACGCACGACGGCCCACCGGACGGTCAGTAGCCGCGCCACCAGCTCACGAAGCGCTGCCAGACGCCCTTGCGGCGGGCCGGTTCCTCAGCCGCCGGCTGCGGGGTCTCAGGGACCGGCTGGGGTTGCGCCGG
The genomic region above belongs to Streptomyces coeruleorubidus and contains:
- a CDS encoding helix-turn-helix domain-containing protein, producing the protein MGDHKEQPLRVGAAVRRRRRALELTLAVVAERSGLSVPFLSQVENDRARPSTSSLEKVADALRTTAVELLAAADPACSVDVVRADDPEPLPQPRARSLVRGHHQMHASEFTGDHDAGREFQYRNDQLMYVADGAVEIEAEGRAYRLGRGDTLYLTGGVRHRWRAAESDTRVIVVAVAEHIEAVRDRPRR
- a CDS encoding ABC transporter permease/substrate binding protein: MPRIQLGTWVNDGVDWLTTHMGWLFDFCKAVFLGLYDGINAVLQAPEPLLLAGIFAVIAFWLRGTLAGVLAFVGFAFIDSLELWENAMITLALVLVATVIALVVSVPVGIWAARSDRVSGLVRPVLDFMQTLPAMVYLIPAILFFGTGASAGIVATLIFALAPGVRMTELGIRQVDKELVEAADAFGTTPRNILLRVQLPLALPTVMAGVNQVIMLGLSMAAIAGMVGTGGLGGDVNQAIGQLNVGLGAEAGVGIVILAIYLDRMTSALGTQVSPLGRRAAARLRAAQGLKIWSYRPRPAVAVIGVVVLALVSGGMGVLGGGTSSTAAAGSKDVGQGKKISIGYIPWDEGVASTFLWKEVLEQRGYQVEAKQLDAGPLYTSLAQGDVDFQTDAWLPTTHAQYWKKYGKQLDDLGAWYGKTSLELSVPSYMRGIDSLEDLKGRASEFGGKITGIESSAGEMALLKSKVLKEYGLDKEYKVVDSSTPAMLAELKRAYAKKEPIVVTLWSPHWAYNDYKLTKLKDPKGAWGKGDGVHTLARKGFAKDDPTVAEWLKNFKMSEKELTSLEAEINKAGKGNQQEAVRAWLKQHPGYVDKLAPVKGTGSGTPAEAKRPLDVAWFPWDEDIAVTYLWKNVLERRGYKMNLKQMDVGPVYTGLASGDLDLNFDAWLPYAQKNYWDANKDRLKDLGTWYEPTSLEIAVPSYVKGVDSLEDLKGKAGTFDGKIIGIEPGTGEMNLLKTKVLPGYGLDKEYEVVDGSTPAMLAELKRAYAKKEPIAVTLWSPHWAYSDYKLTKLKDPKKAFGEGNTIRTISNAKFPEQYPQLTKWIKNFKMSEEELGSLESEIKNRGQGREEEAVAAWLKQHPDMVERMTP
- a CDS encoding quaternary amine ABC transporter ATP-binding protein; the protein is MSARLQAESLYKVFGRRPDQAVQRLRDGADREKLRAEGSTAAVIDASFTVEPGQIFVVMGLSGSGKSTLLRMLNGLLEPTAGHVRFDGQDLTTLGDRELREVRSKKISMVFQHFALFPHRSVRENAAYGLEVQGVPRAERVRRADEALALCGLAGWEKSWPDELSGGMQQRVGLARALATDADLLLMDESFSALDPLIRRDMQDQLLELQQELKKTIVFITHDLNEAMRLGDRIAVMRDGRIVQNGTAQDILLRPANDYVASFTQDVDRSRVLTAGELMDTSVTGDDPGCHCETATTDTPFTELCAISARLSHPVSVVDEDNKLIGVVPRQRLIGFLGDERDATPEPCDSPRGKGGEKVTARA
- a CDS encoding 5'-3' exonuclease — encoded protein: MRGVTGRLMLLDTASLYFRAYFGVPDSVKAPDGTPVNAVRGLLDFIDRLVRDHRPDHLVACMDADWRPHWRVELIPSYKAHRVAEEHAAGPDEEEVPDTLSPQVPVIEAVLDAVGIARVGVAGYEADDVIGTFTARAKGPVDIVTGDRDLYQLVDDARGVRVLYPLKGVGTLQHTDEAVLREKYGVDGRGYADLALLRGDPSDGLPGVPGIGEKTAAKLLAEYGDLAGILAAVEDRGSKLTPTQRRRLDEARPYLAVAPKVVRVADDVPLPDVTTALPRTPRDPAELEVLAARWGLGGSLERLLATLAT
- a CDS encoding siderophore-interacting protein translates to MAERPGRQPRKPHSAQVVRTERLTPHMQRVVLGGEGLADFAADTCTDHYVKLLFPPEGVTYPEPFDMQRIREELPREQWPVTRTYTVRHWDAEHRELTLDFVIHGDEGLAGPWAARVRPGETVRFTGPGGAYAPDPDADWHLLVGDESALPAIARSLEALPRGARAYAFVEISGSEEEQKIDSDVEVVWLHRGDRPLGEALVEAVRGLAFPEGRVHAFVHGEAHFVKELRRLLRVERGIAREDLSISGYWRRGHNEDGWQASKREWNARIEAEQEPTPAA
- a CDS encoding GNAT family N-acetyltransferase, producing the protein MPFLTSPVLTPEVFTGHPQPTLATGDGLVLRPWRAGDAPAVYEVFQDPVMHQWHARTADSEDEVAGWIRDWHQAWEEEREAQWAVVDADSDRLLGRVALREIRLDDGVAEVAYWTAPAARGRGVAARATTALARWALDEIGFHRLELLHAVRNEASCRVASRTGFALEGTKRSAILHLDGWHDMHLHARVRGD
- a CDS encoding RluA family pseudouridine synthase; protein product: MRRRTRIPPAPLPQRHGVDPVRVRLPAAGAWATVREHLVERLSGAGDGVVDGMFDAGLVVGADGRPVPADAPYVPGMFVWFHRELPDEVPVPFPLEVVYRDEHLVVDKPHFLATTPRGSHVAETALARLRRELEIPTLSAAHRLDRLTAGLVLFTVRPEERGAYQTLFRDRRVRKEYEAVAPYDPGLALPRTVRSRIVKERGELTAREVAGEPNAVSRVELVEHRPDQAGGLARYRLVPGTGQTHQLRVHMAALGVPILGDPLYPEVTAPVPAGDFRRPLQLLARALEFTDPVTGVEHRFRSGRVLAAWASQDRWAAGTHDGPPDGQ